Proteins encoded by one window of Cinclus cinclus chromosome 14, bCinCin1.1, whole genome shotgun sequence:
- the CREBRF gene encoding CREB3 regulatory factor isoform X2: MPQPSVSGMDPPFGDAFRSHLFSEQTLMSTDVLASSSDPDFMYELDREMDYQQSSRDNLLFMEDCKDLENLESFTDILDKEAAFTSKWEQWDTYCEDLTKYTKLTSCDIWGTKEVDYLGLDDFSSPYQDEEVISKTPTLAQLNSEDSQPVSDSLYYPDLLFSVKQNPLNPLLPGKKMASRAAAPVCSSKNVQAEAALSDCAPKASKAGSQPASSTQIVAKTNVCSSEKVNVHVECKDYVKKAKVKINPLPQSRPVLSQAHADAAKENTCYCGAVAKRQERKGLESPHGHSTTPGLPFKETQELLLSPPQESPGLAVGESSLSASTSVSDSSQKKEEHNYSLFVTDTLGEQSAKAEPEEEEEDEDDIEDEDHDEGFGSEHELSENDDEEEDYEDDKDDDISDTFSEPVERLLNDSSCHQVVRRFQKCSNLFSCQ; the protein is encoded by the exons ATGCCTCAG CCCAGTGTGAGTGGAATGGACCCTCCTTTTGGGGATGCCTTTCGGAGCCACCTGTTTTCAGAGCAGACTCTGATGAGCACGGATGTCCTGGCGAGCAGCTCAGATCCAGACTTCATGTATGAACTG GACAGAGAAATGGACTATCAGCAAAGCTCCAGGGATAACTTGCTTTTCATGGAGGACTGCAAAGACCTTGAGAACCTGGAGTCTTTTACGGACATCCTGGACAAGGAAGCTGCTTTCACCTCCAAGTGGGAGCAGTGGGATACCTACTGTGAAGACCTAACTAAGTACACTAAATTAACCAGCTGTGACATCTGGGGGACAAAAGAGGTGGATTACCTGGGCCTTGATGACTTTTCAAGCCCGTACCAGGATGAAGAAGTGATAAGCAAAACACCCACACTGGCTCAGCTGAACAGCGAGGACTCCCAGCCTGTCTCAGATTCACTCTATTACCCCGATTTGCTCTTTAGTGTaaaacaaaaccctttaaaCCCTTTGTTACCTGGCAAAAAGATGGCGAGCAGAGCCGCGGCGCCGGTCTGCTCCTCCAAGAACGTGCAGGCCGAGGCCGCGCTGTCGGACTGTGCCCCGAAGGCCAGCAAGGCTGGCAGCCAGCCTGCTTCCAGCACTCAGATCGTGGCCAAGACCAACGTGTGCAGCAGTGAAAAGGTGAACGTTCACGTTGAATGTAAAGACTATGTTAAAAAGGCAAAAGTAAAGATCAACCCCTTGCCGCAGAGCAGGCCTGTGCTGAGCCAGGCGCACGCCGACGCGGCCAAGGAAAACACGTGCTACTGTGGGGCTGTGGCAAAGAGACAAGAGAGAAAAGGACTCGAGTCCCCCCATGGTCACAGTACGACTCCTGGTTTGCCTTTTAAAGAGACtcaagagctgctgctcagccctcctcaggagagcccagggctggctgtggggGAGAGCAGCCTTTCCGCCAGCACGTCCGTGTCGGACTCCTCgcagaagaaagaagagcaCAATTATTCTCTTTTTGTAACAGACACTTTGGGTGAACAGTCAGCCAAAGCAGAGCccgaggaagaagaggaggatgaggatgacaTTGAAGATGAGGACCACGATGAAGGATTTGGCAGTGAGCACGAGCTGTCTGAAAACGACGATGAGGAAGAAGATTACGAGGACGACAAGGACGATGACATCAGCGATACCTTCTCAGAACCAG